One Bacteriovorax sp. PP10 DNA window includes the following coding sequences:
- the cysS gene encoding cysteine--tRNA ligase, translating into MEKITVFNNLTRSKEILKPIDGNNIKFYSCGPTTYNFLHVGNARAAVVADLFHRTLKASGYNVKFVRNFTDVDDKILEAANARGIHPREHSQEFIRECLTDYECLGMLPAHVTPLVSETMPEIIEMIQDLIKNGYAYTVAKEDGASEVLYNVPMFKEYGKLSKIQLESLQHGVRVESDVNKKHPSDFVLWKPAKASEGWSWDSPWGKGRPGWHIECSAMAKKHLGKTIDLHHGGVDLIFPHHENEIAQSEAANGCQFCNNWAHNEFLNFGSEKMSKSLGNVVTIRKFTETYSGSILRHILLSVHYRSKLEWTEDSITKAIGEIERIHEFTIHLFGDQKTGAADPAELAKVQKALVDIKHEMANDFNVPGAMGIFFGVIKDYNRISKNGVDALYTHAIIEIVNFMKDATGLVHDYPEEVLRQLNMARKHLSGTDNAGGDAEIEQLLVERKEARATKNWAKSDEIRDRLNALGVVVKDNPDGTATWSYK; encoded by the coding sequence ATGGAAAAAATTACTGTATTTAACAATCTTACTCGTTCAAAAGAAATTCTAAAACCGATCGATGGCAACAACATTAAGTTTTATAGTTGCGGCCCTACAACTTACAATTTTCTTCATGTCGGAAATGCTCGTGCAGCTGTAGTTGCAGATCTTTTTCACAGAACACTTAAAGCATCAGGCTACAATGTGAAGTTCGTTAGAAACTTTACTGATGTCGATGATAAAATTTTAGAAGCGGCCAATGCTCGTGGGATTCATCCAAGAGAGCACTCTCAAGAATTTATCAGAGAGTGTTTAACTGATTATGAATGCCTGGGAATGCTTCCGGCCCATGTGACTCCACTTGTAAGTGAAACTATGCCTGAGATCATTGAGATGATTCAGGATTTAATTAAAAATGGATATGCTTACACTGTTGCTAAAGAAGATGGTGCGTCTGAAGTTTTATATAATGTTCCTATGTTCAAAGAGTACGGAAAATTATCAAAGATTCAATTAGAGTCTCTTCAGCACGGAGTTCGTGTTGAGTCTGACGTTAATAAAAAACATCCATCGGATTTCGTACTATGGAAACCTGCTAAAGCAAGTGAGGGCTGGAGCTGGGATTCTCCATGGGGGAAAGGTCGTCCAGGATGGCATATTGAATGTTCTGCTATGGCAAAAAAACATTTAGGAAAAACAATCGATCTTCACCACGGTGGAGTGGATTTAATATTCCCTCACCATGAAAATGAAATTGCTCAGTCTGAAGCCGCTAACGGTTGCCAGTTCTGTAACAATTGGGCCCATAATGAATTCTTAAATTTTGGTTCAGAGAAAATGTCGAAGTCGCTTGGCAACGTTGTCACGATCAGAAAATTTACTGAAACTTATTCGGGGTCAATTCTTCGTCACATTTTATTGTCTGTTCACTACCGCTCAAAACTTGAGTGGACGGAAGATTCAATTACAAAAGCGATTGGAGAAATTGAGCGTATTCATGAATTCACGATTCATTTATTTGGTGATCAAAAAACTGGAGCTGCGGATCCTGCTGAATTAGCTAAAGTTCAAAAAGCTTTAGTTGATATTAAACATGAGATGGCAAACGACTTCAACGTTCCAGGAGCGATGGGGATTTTCTTCGGTGTGATTAAAGACTACAACCGCATTTCTAAAAATGGTGTTGATGCTCTTTACACGCACGCGATTATTGAAATCGTAAACTTTATGAAAGATGCAACGGGATTAGTTCATGACTATCCGGAAGAAGTTCTTCGTCAGCTAAATATGGCGAGAAAGCATTTATCAGGAACGGACAACGCTGGTGGCGACGCTGAAATCGAACAACTTTTAGTTGAGAGAAAAGAGGCGCGTGCGACTAAGAATTGGGCGAAGTCTGATGAAATCAGAGACCGCTTAAATGCCTTAGGTGTTGTTGTAAAAGATAACCCGGATGGAACAGCGACTTGGAGTTATAAATAG
- a CDS encoding GNAT family N-acetyltransferase — MSEVISLIKMTEDEFNVWCKRSIENYRDEHIKNGLTFAEAQKRSDDDFGRLLPDGVNSVDQHVFTIKENGSKWIGTLWFGVRGAADNRKAFIYDIILDDETRGKGYGKKAMQLLEDEVKKVGLRHIGLHVFGHNKIARSLYEKLGYETTNVNMEKTL; from the coding sequence GTGAGTGAAGTGATCTCTCTCATAAAAATGACTGAAGACGAGTTCAATGTTTGGTGCAAACGTAGCATTGAAAATTACCGTGATGAGCATATCAAAAACGGTTTAACATTCGCTGAAGCCCAAAAAAGATCTGATGATGATTTTGGAAGACTTCTTCCAGATGGAGTTAACAGTGTTGATCAACACGTCTTCACGATTAAAGAGAATGGATCGAAATGGATCGGGACTCTTTGGTTTGGTGTTCGTGGAGCGGCCGATAATCGTAAAGCTTTTATCTATGACATCATTTTAGATGATGAAACCAGAGGAAAAGGTTACGGAAAAAAGGCCATGCAGTTATTAGAAGACGAAGTCAAAAAAGTTGGTCTTCGCCATATTGGTCTGCATGTTTTTGGACATAATAAGATTGCTCGTAGTCTCTATGAAAAGTTAGGATACGAAACGACGAACGTGAATATGGAAAAGACTTTATGA
- a CDS encoding nitroreductase family protein, translating into MSEPKNVFTDMDGKFEGNDAFQKEGGTYFNPAEFRKLVEARRSVRKYTEEKIPDDIVNDCLDLALLAPNSSNLQPWEFYRIKNADVKRDVVTACFSQSAAKTSAELIVCVARRDTWRKHSKQMLAEFAKLPVETPKVAQTYYGKLVPFVYTVGWFNILTPLKWLFNTIVGVFKVVPRDPISSYGMNVWAVKSTALACENLMLAFRAHGYDTCPMEGFDSWKVKKAVGLPCKSEIVMIISAGKRADGGVYGPRLRFPNEQFIKTV; encoded by the coding sequence ATGAGCGAACCTAAAAACGTTTTCACCGATATGGATGGGAAGTTTGAAGGCAACGATGCTTTTCAAAAAGAGGGTGGGACTTATTTTAATCCTGCTGAGTTTAGAAAGTTGGTTGAAGCTAGAAGATCTGTTAGAAAATACACTGAAGAAAAAATCCCCGATGACATTGTGAATGACTGCCTGGATCTGGCGCTTTTAGCTCCGAATTCATCTAATTTACAGCCTTGGGAATTTTATAGAATTAAAAATGCTGATGTTAAACGTGATGTCGTCACGGCCTGTTTTTCTCAATCAGCAGCGAAAACCTCGGCAGAGTTAATTGTTTGTGTGGCCAGAAGAGATACCTGGAGAAAACACAGCAAGCAAATGCTCGCAGAGTTTGCAAAACTTCCAGTTGAAACTCCCAAAGTTGCACAAACTTATTACGGAAAACTCGTTCCATTTGTTTACACGGTGGGATGGTTTAATATTTTAACTCCATTGAAGTGGCTTTTTAATACCATCGTTGGAGTCTTTAAGGTTGTACCGAGAGATCCTATCAGCAGCTATGGAATGAACGTGTGGGCCGTTAAGTCGACTGCCCTTGCCTGCGAGAACCTGATGCTTGCTTTCCGTGCTCACGGCTATGATACGTGTCCGATGGAAGGATTCGATTCCTGGAAAGTTAAAAAGGCAGTCGGACTTCCTTGTAAGTCTGAAATCGTCATGATTATTAGTGCGGGTAAGAGAGCGGATGGAGGAGTCTATGGACCGAGACTTCGTTTCCCAAATGAGCAATTTATTAAAACTGTTTAA
- a CDS encoding YeiH family protein → MKNQAAKVLFFLLVLFCLSPYGSSALALLAGIILASTLGNPFQEFTKKHTSTLLQISVVGLGAGMNLKVVGVVGVQGIGYTVTGIAFTAIIGYLLTKLLKTPATLSMLITIGTGICGGSAIAATGPILKADHEEMSISLGVVFILNALALFIFPPIGHALSLDQHQFGLWSALAIHDTSSVVGAAMQYGKEALELATTVKLARALWIIPVSLLLAFFMKSKSKIKMPWFIFGFILVAALVTWIPELSSIGHSVSDFAKKLLVLTLFFIGMNLNVKSIKQVGLKPLLLGVFLWIIVGSSTLLAIKLNWIF, encoded by the coding sequence ATGAAAAACCAAGCTGCCAAAGTTCTCTTTTTCCTTTTAGTCCTTTTTTGCTTAAGTCCTTACGGATCTTCTGCCTTAGCTTTACTGGCCGGGATTATTCTCGCAAGTACGCTTGGCAATCCATTCCAAGAGTTCACTAAAAAACACACTTCGACACTCCTGCAAATTTCAGTTGTGGGACTTGGTGCTGGGATGAATTTAAAAGTTGTTGGTGTCGTCGGTGTCCAAGGGATTGGTTACACCGTTACTGGAATTGCTTTCACAGCAATCATTGGTTACTTATTAACAAAACTTCTTAAAACTCCCGCAACACTTTCAATGCTGATCACAATCGGAACGGGAATTTGTGGTGGGAGTGCCATCGCCGCAACCGGCCCAATTCTTAAAGCAGACCACGAAGAAATGTCGATCTCGCTTGGAGTTGTTTTTATTTTAAACGCTCTGGCCTTATTTATCTTCCCACCAATCGGACATGCGCTTTCTCTTGATCAACACCAGTTCGGATTGTGGAGTGCTCTAGCTATTCACGATACCAGCTCAGTTGTTGGAGCGGCCATGCAATACGGAAAAGAAGCTCTAGAGCTTGCGACGACTGTAAAACTTGCCCGCGCTCTATGGATTATCCCGGTAAGTCTACTGCTTGCCTTCTTCATGAAATCAAAAAGCAAAATTAAAATGCCATGGTTTATCTTTGGATTTATTTTAGTGGCAGCTCTTGTAACATGGATTCCGGAACTAAGCTCAATCGGTCACAGCGTTTCTGATTTCGCTAAAAAACTTTTAGTTTTGACTCTGTTTTTCATTGGGATGAATCTCAATGTTAAATCGATTAAGCAAGTAGGATTAAAACCACTTCTACTTGGAGTTTTCCTATGGATTATCGTAGGAAGTTCAACTCTTCTAGCAATTAAATTAAACTGGATTTTCTAA
- the lysA gene encoding diaminopimelate decarboxylase: MKNILPSPLQYKNNTLYFAGIRLDTIARNKRTPFYLYSKKTLRHYYEYFSKSAAKNGIVSPLVCYALKANSNKDVLSTLKTMGSGADVVSVGELKKALKAGIDPQKIVFSGVAKTEDEIRFALKCGKKGIYSFNVESIEELDMINSIAKKLKTRARVAFRLNPRVNAKTHKHISTGNKTHKFGLLKEDILEAMDVAALWTNTNLVGLSIHIGSQLTELNATIKAIEELSKLALKLETPLEFLDVGGGLGIDYTAEERSKLASIDTYMKAVSDAFEKYYYSKTDHCPRIVFEPGRIIVGKMGVLVSRVVRTKISDSNHFTIIDAGMNDLIRPALYEAYHEVLPAQTSKQMIKTDIVGPICETSDCFGTGRKLPKLNAGDLVVIDNVGAYGQTMASTYNERQIATEYFI, translated from the coding sequence ATGAAAAATATACTACCAAGTCCACTTCAATACAAAAATAATACTCTTTATTTCGCAGGTATTCGTTTGGATACTATTGCAAGAAATAAGCGTACGCCATTTTATCTTTACAGTAAAAAGACGCTACGCCATTACTATGAATATTTTAGCAAGAGTGCGGCCAAAAATGGAATAGTTTCACCACTGGTTTGTTACGCACTGAAAGCTAATTCAAATAAAGATGTTTTAAGTACATTAAAAACAATGGGAAGTGGCGCTGATGTCGTTTCAGTTGGTGAACTTAAAAAGGCACTTAAAGCTGGAATAGATCCACAGAAAATCGTTTTTTCAGGTGTAGCTAAGACTGAAGATGAAATTCGCTTTGCTCTTAAATGTGGAAAAAAAGGAATTTACTCATTTAATGTCGAATCGATTGAAGAATTGGACATGATCAATTCAATCGCTAAGAAATTAAAAACCAGAGCTCGCGTGGCCTTCAGATTAAACCCGCGTGTAAATGCTAAAACTCACAAACATATTTCAACTGGAAATAAGACTCATAAATTTGGTCTTTTAAAAGAAGACATCCTTGAAGCCATGGATGTGGCCGCTCTGTGGACGAACACTAATCTTGTAGGATTAAGTATTCACATTGGAAGCCAGTTAACAGAATTAAATGCAACAATTAAAGCGATTGAAGAGCTTTCAAAACTTGCTCTTAAACTTGAAACTCCACTGGAGTTTTTAGATGTTGGTGGTGGTCTTGGAATTGACTACACAGCTGAAGAGAGATCAAAACTAGCTTCAATTGATACTTACATGAAGGCCGTTTCAGACGCTTTCGAAAAATACTATTATTCTAAAACAGACCACTGCCCACGCATCGTTTTTGAGCCAGGAAGAATTATCGTAGGAAAAATGGGTGTCCTTGTTTCACGCGTTGTTCGTACAAAAATTTCTGATTCAAACCACTTCACCATCATTGATGCTGGAATGAACGACCTGATCAGACCTGCTCTTTATGAAGCTTACCATGAAGTTTTGCCTGCTCAGACTTCTAAGCAGATGATTAAAACTGATATCGTGGGACCTATTTGTGAAACTTCTGACTGCTTCGGCACAGGAAGAAAACTTCCCAAACTAAATGCCGGAGACCTGGTCGTTATTGATAACGTTGGAGCTTACGGACAAACAATGGCCTCAACTTATAACGAAAGACAAATCGCAACAGAGTACTTTATTTAA
- the uvrB gene encoding excinuclease ABC subunit UvrB: MKKENNKEKSSVFNLVMPFQAGGDQPKAIKQLVDGFNEGKTKQTLLGVTGSGKTFTMANVIQALGKKTLVLAHNKTLAAQLYSEFKEFFPHNAVEYFVSYYDYYQPEAYVAGSDTFIEKDSAVNEEIEKLRHSATKSLIERDDVIVVASVSCIYGIGSKEEYGGMKAMLSVGEILDRDEFLKTLVAIQYERNDIDFSRGCFRVRGDIVEVFPASEESNVVRVEFFGDEVEKISMVDPLRGKVIQTLSAVSIFPKSHYVVSAGKLKDALGNIKIELRERIQEFLQGEKLLERQRIEQRTLYDIEMMEELGYCSGIENYSRHLTGAQAGDPPPTLIDYFDKDFLMIIDESHISVSQVGGMYRGDRARKENLVNYGFRLPSALDNRPLKFAEFEERQDIVMYVSATPAAYELEKTNGEYVEQIIRPTGLLDPIIEVRSAETQVDDLLKEVRLTVAKGDRVLITTLTKKLAEELTKFYTSSGIKVKYLHSDIDTLERMEIIRDLRLGEFDVLIGINLLREGLDIPEVSLVGILDADKEGFLRSERSLIQTIGRAARNSDGRVILYAYKTTKSMAIAISETARRRKLQEEHNVKNGITPKTIKKSVSGGVIETLRGSKGVKGPKKKVTMELVSAEAIDKRIEELKKLMKEASRDLRFEDAAKIRDEIKTVTDLRILL, encoded by the coding sequence ATGAAGAAAGAAAATAATAAAGAAAAAAGCTCAGTATTTAATCTAGTCATGCCATTTCAGGCCGGAGGCGATCAGCCCAAGGCCATTAAGCAACTGGTGGATGGATTCAATGAAGGGAAAACGAAACAAACTCTTTTAGGGGTGACGGGTTCTGGTAAGACTTTTACCATGGCCAACGTGATCCAGGCCTTAGGGAAAAAGACCTTGGTTCTGGCCCACAATAAAACCCTGGCAGCTCAGCTTTATTCAGAGTTTAAGGAATTCTTTCCTCACAATGCTGTTGAATACTTCGTGTCTTATTACGATTACTACCAACCGGAAGCTTACGTTGCCGGCTCAGATACTTTTATTGAAAAAGACTCCGCAGTTAACGAAGAAATTGAAAAGCTTCGTCACTCGGCCACGAAAAGCTTGATTGAAAGAGACGATGTGATCGTGGTGGCCTCTGTTTCATGCATTTATGGTATCGGTTCAAAAGAAGAGTACGGTGGAATGAAGGCCATGCTTTCAGTGGGAGAGATCCTTGACCGTGATGAATTTTTAAAAACACTCGTTGCTATTCAATACGAAAGAAATGATATCGATTTTTCCCGCGGGTGTTTTAGAGTCCGTGGAGACATCGTTGAAGTTTTCCCGGCCAGTGAAGAAAGTAACGTGGTTCGCGTAGAATTCTTTGGTGATGAAGTTGAAAAAATTTCTATGGTTGATCCACTTCGTGGAAAAGTCATACAAACTCTTTCAGCAGTTTCTATTTTTCCTAAGTCTCACTACGTAGTGAGTGCAGGAAAGCTTAAAGATGCTTTGGGAAATATCAAAATTGAGCTTCGTGAGCGTATTCAGGAATTTCTTCAAGGTGAAAAATTACTTGAACGCCAGCGTATTGAGCAGAGAACATTATACGACATCGAAATGATGGAAGAGCTTGGCTACTGCTCGGGGATTGAAAACTACTCTCGCCATTTAACTGGTGCACAAGCAGGGGATCCTCCTCCAACACTTATTGATTACTTTGATAAAGACTTTTTAATGATTATTGATGAGTCCCATATTTCTGTTTCTCAGGTCGGCGGGATGTATCGCGGGGATAGAGCTAGAAAAGAAAATTTAGTCAATTATGGTTTCCGTTTACCGTCAGCTCTCGATAACCGTCCATTGAAATTTGCGGAGTTCGAAGAAAGACAAGATATCGTCATGTACGTTTCTGCAACCCCTGCTGCTTATGAATTGGAAAAAACCAATGGAGAGTATGTTGAGCAGATTATTCGTCCGACAGGTCTACTAGATCCTATTATTGAAGTGAGATCAGCTGAAACGCAGGTTGATGATCTTTTAAAAGAAGTTCGTCTGACTGTTGCTAAAGGCGACCGCGTTCTTATTACGACACTTACAAAAAAACTCGCTGAAGAGTTAACGAAATTTTATACATCGAGTGGGATTAAAGTTAAGTACCTCCACTCTGATATTGATACTCTGGAGAGAATGGAAATTATCCGCGATCTTCGTTTAGGTGAATTTGATGTTTTAATCGGGATCAACCTTTTAAGAGAGGGTCTGGATATTCCGGAAGTTTCTTTAGTAGGGATTTTAGATGCTGATAAAGAAGGTTTTTTAAGATCTGAGAGATCACTGATTCAGACCATTGGTCGAGCGGCCAGAAACTCTGATGGACGAGTGATTCTTTACGCTTATAAAACAACTAAAAGTATGGCGATCGCTATCAGTGAAACGGCCAGAAGAAGAAAGCTTCAGGAAGAACACAATGTGAAAAATGGCATTACTCCTAAGACAATTAAAAAGTCGGTGAGTGGTGGTGTTATTGAAACTCTTCGTGGATCTAAGGGCGTTAAAGGACCGAAGAAAAAAGTTACGATGGAGCTGGTCAGTGCAGAGGCCATTGATAAGCGCATTGAAGAGTTAAAAAAATTAATGAAGGAAGCTTCGCGCGACCTGCGCTTTGAAGATGCCGCAAAAATCCGCGATGAAATTAAGACGGTGACTGATTTAAGAATTCTTCTATGA
- a CDS encoding M48 family metalloprotease, producing the protein MLDFFKKTKTSDLKTKKENFLKSFMSDGNHRWIAEDRMIRRGVTMLIDSLQEKHIDFFTKHPTYLIPCQAHLSCAIGRTQNHHLILVFPELLQILRSASSVHGVAILAHELGHIYYQHTENKIDTLQAQIEADDFAYQLGFGEELQEILLDHVSSVDCRVRISRLTSKLITQKHKS; encoded by the coding sequence ATGCTAGACTTCTTCAAAAAAACAAAAACGTCCGACCTAAAAACTAAAAAAGAAAACTTCTTAAAAAGTTTTATGAGTGATGGAAATCACCGCTGGATCGCTGAAGATCGTATGATCAGAAGAGGTGTGACGATGTTGATTGATTCACTACAAGAAAAGCATATCGACTTTTTTACCAAACACCCGACTTATCTGATCCCTTGTCAGGCCCATTTAAGCTGTGCCATCGGTAGAACCCAGAATCACCATTTAATCCTGGTTTTCCCTGAACTGTTGCAGATCCTAAGGTCAGCAAGCTCAGTTCACGGTGTCGCCATCCTGGCCCACGAATTAGGCCATATTTATTATCAGCATACAGAAAATAAAATAGACACTCTTCAAGCTCAGATTGAAGCTGACGATTTTGCTTATCAATTAGGTTTTGGTGAAGAGTTGCAGGAAATTTTACTGGATCATGTAAGTTCAGTGGACTGTAGAGTGAGAATTTCGAGGCTGACGTCGAAACTCATCACTCAAAAACACAAATCATAG
- a CDS encoding metallophosphoesterase, which yields MTFLQKSNIKKTILVISDLHLGAGLIVNKRKNFLEDFHYDKELIEFIEYHGSMHYQEREVELIINGDFLDLLAVPFVPYFDDEFWSEQASLDKLKMIVNAHPGVFEALRNFLTFPNNRLVYIIGNHDAELIFESLRQYIVDQFPKEDQFKFKILLNTEDVYIPEEGVVLKHGHEYELAHHFDPITSIATDVEGKKYFIPPWGSYYVTRVINKFKESRDYINAVRPINKFMINGIIYDSLYTMRFAFANFYYFLMVRFVMIFKQNKKTLEVLELVKKEIQLFQNYEALTEEFVTGNADVHALIVGHTHDPIFREYDDGSIFINTGTWTKMYNLDFGKNFYGARLTFARVDVKEKSEEADGVVVEKFDHLDISLNEWRGKSDLPFKEFRF from the coding sequence ATGACATTCCTCCAAAAAAGTAATATTAAAAAAACCATCCTGGTTATTTCGGATCTGCACTTAGGTGCAGGATTGATCGTTAATAAAAGAAAGAATTTTCTGGAAGACTTTCATTACGATAAAGAGCTCATTGAGTTCATCGAATACCACGGAAGCATGCACTACCAGGAAAGAGAAGTTGAGTTGATTATCAATGGCGACTTTCTGGATTTATTGGCCGTGCCGTTTGTTCCTTATTTTGATGATGAATTCTGGAGTGAGCAGGCCTCGCTTGATAAGTTGAAGATGATTGTGAATGCCCATCCTGGAGTTTTTGAAGCTTTAAGAAATTTCTTAACATTTCCTAACAATCGTCTGGTGTACATTATTGGTAACCATGATGCGGAATTAATTTTTGAATCCCTTCGCCAATATATAGTCGATCAATTTCCCAAAGAAGATCAGTTTAAATTTAAGATTTTACTAAATACTGAAGATGTTTATATTCCCGAAGAAGGTGTTGTTTTAAAACACGGGCATGAATACGAACTAGCTCATCATTTTGACCCGATAACCAGCATTGCAACTGATGTTGAAGGGAAGAAGTACTTCATTCCACCATGGGGATCTTATTATGTTACCAGAGTGATTAATAAGTTTAAGGAAAGCCGCGATTACATCAATGCCGTTCGCCCTATCAATAAGTTCATGATCAATGGGATCATTTATGATTCGCTTTATACAATGCGATTTGCTTTTGCGAACTTTTATTATTTCCTGATGGTTCGTTTTGTTATGATTTTTAAGCAAAACAAAAAAACTCTGGAAGTTTTAGAACTAGTCAAAAAAGAAATTCAGTTATTCCAAAATTACGAAGCTTTAACTGAAGAGTTTGTTACTGGAAACGCCGATGTTCACGCTTTGATCGTGGGCCATACTCATGACCCGATTTTTAGAGAATACGACGATGGGTCGATCTTTATTAACACTGGCACATGGACGAAGATGTACAATCTGGATTTTGGTAAAAATTTTTACGGTGCACGGTTAACGTTTGCTCGCGTAGATGTAAAAGAAAAATCTGAGGAAGCTGATGGCGTTGTTGTGGAGAAATTCGATCATTTAGATATCAGTCTCAATGAATGGAGAGGTAAAAGTGACCTTCCATTCAAAGAGTTTAGATTTTAG
- a CDS encoding chemotaxis protein CheX, translating into MAGESNFIDFSRPFVDACKNIFSTMVMCNLEAQKPTIKSDSQSRGDITAVIGLSGDLEKDGKKTPYKAMLVLAFPYETYFKVASAMLGETYTTYHPDIHDLGGEVVNMIMGNAKRDLKTLGYSSNMAIPSLIEGKGHSIKYPAGTTVVLIPFESAHGPLFMELCYATNVE; encoded by the coding sequence ATGGCCGGTGAATCTAACTTTATTGATTTCTCGCGTCCCTTCGTGGATGCATGTAAAAATATCTTCAGCACAATGGTTATGTGCAACCTTGAAGCACAAAAACCAACAATAAAATCTGACAGTCAGTCTCGTGGTGATATCACTGCGGTTATTGGTTTGTCAGGTGATCTTGAAAAAGACGGAAAAAAGACGCCTTATAAAGCGATGCTGGTTTTAGCATTTCCTTATGAGACTTATTTCAAAGTTGCCAGTGCTATGCTTGGAGAGACGTACACAACTTATCACCCGGACATTCATGACCTTGGTGGAGAAGTTGTAAACATGATTATGGGGAACGCTAAGAGAGACCTTAAAACTCTTGGATACTCTTCTAACATGGCCATCCCTTCACTTATCGAAGGCAAAGGACACTCTATAAAGTATCCAGCAGGAACGACTGTGGTCTTGATTCCTTTTGAATCAGCTCACGGCCCTCTTTTTATGGAACTTTGTTACGCTACTAACGTTGAATAA
- a CDS encoding response regulator, producing the protein MPLKADIKILVVDDMSTMRKIIKNMLGQIGFTNITEADDGATAWPMMENAIKEGAPYEFIVSDWNMPQMSGLDLLKKVRATPGLEKLPFLMITAEAEQGNVVIAVKAGVSNFIVKPFSAAVLKEKIDKIFK; encoded by the coding sequence ATGCCACTAAAAGCGGATATTAAAATTCTTGTCGTTGATGACATGTCGACAATGAGAAAGATTATTAAGAACATGCTCGGACAAATTGGTTTCACCAATATTACTGAAGCAGATGATGGTGCGACTGCGTGGCCAATGATGGAAAATGCTATCAAAGAAGGTGCTCCGTACGAATTTATCGTTTCTGACTGGAACATGCCTCAAATGTCAGGTCTTGATCTACTTAAAAAAGTAAGAGCAACACCAGGACTTGAAAAACTTCCCTTCCTGATGATTACAGCTGAAGCTGAACAAGGGAACGTCGTTATTGCTGTTAAGGCCGGTGTAAGTAATTTTATTGTTAAGCCTTTTTCTGCAGCAGTACTAAAAGAAAAAATTGATAAAATTTTTAAATAA
- a CDS encoding HD-GYP domain-containing protein gives MKTEYDFFIIDKEHLKAKKTFPFQLYIFNPAHKKYSMFLNGNRPLTKEHNDFLDYILERGGKLAVLKNQRKTFLVAQETDASEIPSLKERELHPLEKERIMNMKLKEMYEEKRGAFSLQTEFELACQTDNFEAIIENARVEILTFSVTMSPTVSLALHLAKTHLEKDTYINRIVAVSYLLAKNCNIVDQDALADIICGAYFAHLGLTQTPLTIARTPYNTLPEKERTLFQKHTILGHHLIKKSQINLSERCKKVILDHHERASGNGYPSMKYGDQIETLSQIVGAVSHLFEYSSGKITGGKQSMKAIILAMKSKSFLPGLEFDFGEKVFQSIITLINTDKIETKEDNKESKKAA, from the coding sequence ATGAAGACAGAATACGATTTTTTCATCATTGATAAAGAGCATTTAAAAGCGAAAAAAACTTTTCCTTTTCAACTCTATATCTTCAATCCTGCTCATAAAAAATACTCTATGTTTTTAAATGGAAATCGCCCTCTGACAAAAGAGCATAATGACTTCCTGGACTATATTCTTGAGCGCGGTGGAAAACTGGCAGTCTTAAAAAATCAGAGAAAAACATTTCTTGTTGCTCAGGAAACTGATGCTTCAGAAATCCCTTCACTAAAAGAGCGCGAGCTTCACCCGCTTGAAAAAGAGCGCATTATGAATATGAAGCTCAAAGAAATGTATGAAGAAAAGCGCGGCGCCTTTTCATTACAAACGGAATTTGAACTGGCCTGTCAGACAGATAACTTTGAAGCGATTATTGAAAATGCTCGTGTGGAGATTCTCACTTTTAGTGTGACCATGTCCCCGACTGTTTCTCTTGCACTTCATCTTGCTAAAACACATTTAGAAAAAGATACCTACATCAATCGCATCGTCGCAGTTTCATACCTACTGGCAAAAAACTGTAACATCGTAGATCAGGATGCACTTGCAGATATAATCTGCGGGGCCTATTTTGCTCACCTGGGTTTAACACAAACTCCACTGACAATTGCGAGGACTCCTTATAATACTCTCCCTGAAAAGGAGCGTACCCTATTCCAAAAACATACTATTTTAGGACACCATCTGATCAAGAAGAGCCAAATAAATTTAAGCGAGCGCTGTAAAAAAGTTATTCTCGATCACCATGAAAGAGCTTCTGGAAACGGGTATCCTTCAATGAAGTATGGAGACCAAATTGAAACCCTTTCTCAAATCGTCGGGGCAGTTTCTCATTTGTTTGAATACTCAAGCGGGAAAATTACCGGTGGAAAACAATCAATGAAGGCCATCATCCTTGCGATGAAATCAAAATCATTTTTGCCGGGCCTAGAATTTGATTTTGGAGAAAAGGTATTTCAGTCTATAATTACTTTAATAAATACCGATAAAATTGAAACAAAAGAAGATAATAAAGAAAGCAAAAAAGCTGCATAA